Proteins found in one Legionella pneumophila subsp. pascullei genomic segment:
- a CDS encoding potassium transporter Kup — MPSTKNITQQKDSNPTLRALSLSALGIVYGDIGTSPLYTFKTVILLAGGGTPNVNTIMGSVSLIIWTLIIIASVKYILFALRIDNDGEGGVLALMSLLSLKLKQKPFIIAVGLMGAALIYGDGTITPAISVLSAVEGLEILSPSLKYYILPTAIIILIILFAIQPKGTTTIGKAFGPVMAFWFLTIGILGASGVIQHPAILAAINPIYGLSFLFSNGATGFFILCGVFLCVTGAEALYADLGHFGTAPIRCAWFGLVFPSLIFNYLGQAALVLEGASTEHNIFYMLCPGNFLLPLILLSTIATIIASQSIITGAFSMTRQAMQLGWLPRLRVTQTSSEGYGQIYIGVVNWLLMLATLGLTIGFGSSEKLATAYGIAVSATMLCTTVLLFIALHKIWKWNIIKSGLVAGLFMVVDTSFFAANLTKFTNGGYIPITLAVIIYSIMYIWHKGYQTVANQQKEKNITIDSFLESLQTEGVLRVAKTAVFLTSKEQDIPPILVWHVKKNRVLQAKVIILRINNLSIPWCKSDDQLQIMEVAEGIWRAVANYGFMEHPNIPKLLKKLQNQGFDINVKDITYYIGHETILIRNDSHILLKYIKTLFVFMHRNALPMSNYFHLPPESVFEIGRQIEI; from the coding sequence ATGCCCTCAACAAAAAACATTACACAACAGAAAGACTCAAATCCTACATTGCGAGCATTGAGTCTATCAGCCTTAGGCATAGTTTACGGAGATATAGGAACAAGCCCTCTTTATACTTTTAAAACAGTGATATTGCTGGCTGGGGGAGGAACTCCAAACGTCAATACGATTATGGGTTCAGTATCATTGATTATATGGACTCTGATAATCATTGCTTCTGTTAAATACATCCTCTTTGCTTTACGGATTGACAACGATGGAGAGGGAGGGGTTCTCGCGTTAATGTCTCTTTTAAGTTTAAAGCTAAAGCAAAAGCCTTTCATTATTGCAGTGGGACTTATGGGGGCTGCTCTTATCTATGGAGATGGTACCATTACCCCCGCTATATCCGTGCTCTCTGCTGTTGAGGGACTGGAGATCCTTTCCCCATCACTTAAGTATTATATTTTGCCTACTGCAATAATCATTCTAATTATTCTTTTTGCTATTCAACCTAAAGGTACCACCACTATTGGAAAAGCATTTGGTCCAGTAATGGCGTTTTGGTTTTTAACCATTGGTATTTTAGGAGCAAGTGGAGTTATCCAACACCCTGCAATATTAGCGGCGATTAACCCCATCTATGGTTTAAGTTTTTTATTTTCAAATGGCGCAACAGGATTTTTTATTCTATGTGGGGTCTTTCTTTGCGTCACTGGTGCAGAAGCTTTATACGCCGATCTGGGGCATTTTGGTACTGCCCCAATTCGCTGTGCCTGGTTTGGCTTGGTTTTTCCAAGTCTTATCTTCAATTATCTGGGACAAGCGGCTTTGGTTTTGGAAGGAGCATCCACAGAACATAATATTTTTTATATGCTGTGCCCAGGTAATTTTTTATTACCGTTAATACTTCTGTCCACCATCGCAACAATTATTGCCAGCCAATCCATTATTACCGGAGCATTTTCCATGACGAGACAAGCAATGCAATTAGGTTGGCTGCCTAGATTACGAGTCACACAAACGTCTTCGGAAGGTTATGGACAAATTTATATTGGAGTCGTTAACTGGCTTTTAATGCTGGCTACCCTTGGGCTTACTATTGGATTTGGTAGCTCTGAAAAATTAGCTACTGCCTATGGCATTGCTGTTTCAGCCACTATGCTCTGCACCACTGTGCTTTTATTTATTGCCCTGCATAAAATATGGAAATGGAATATTATCAAATCAGGGCTTGTTGCTGGATTATTCATGGTTGTGGACACATCCTTTTTTGCGGCTAACCTCACGAAGTTTACTAATGGCGGATATATACCAATCACATTGGCAGTCATAATCTACTCCATAATGTATATTTGGCATAAAGGCTATCAAACCGTCGCAAATCAACAAAAAGAAAAAAATATAACTATCGATTCCTTTCTGGAGAGTCTTCAAACAGAGGGGGTACTGCGTGTGGCTAAAACGGCCGTTTTTCTTACATCCAAAGAACAGGATATTCCTCCTATCCTGGTTTGGCATGTAAAGAAAAATCGTGTGTTGCAGGCAAAGGTAATTATTTTGAGAATAAACAACTTGTCAATTCCATGGTGTAAATCCGATGATCAATTACAAATTATGGAAGTAGCAGAGGGCATTTGGCGTGCTGTGGCCAATTATGGCTTTATGGAACATCCAAATATTCCCAAATTGTTAAAAAAATTACAAAATCAAGGCTTTGACATCAATGTCAAAGACATTACCTATTATATCGGTCACGAGACAATCCTTATCCGAAATGATAGCCATATTCTGTTAAAATACATTAAAACTCTCTTCGTTTTTATGCATCGCAACGCGCTTCCTATGAGTAACTATTTCCATCTTCCACCAGAATCAGTATTTGAAATAGGGCGACAGATAGAAATTTAA